A genomic window from Sulfurimonas paralvinellae includes:
- a CDS encoding copper resistance system multicopper oxidase, producing the protein MQNISRRTFVKGVIAAGMALSSVNLNADTHRIKRQKTEELSGTVFHLSIDKTLVNITGKPSYATAVNGMLQGPTLRWREGDTVTLHVTNNLDESSSIHWHGIILPYQMDGVPGISYNGIAPGETFTYTFRVQQSGTYWYHSHSGFQEQTGVYGAIVIEPKEKDPFAYDREHVVVLSDYSDEKPANIYRKLKLSADYYNFNQRTLGDFFSQVKEKGFLEAFQERKMWNEMRMSDRDLSDVTGYTYTFLMSGQNPATRFQALFQNGEKVRLRIINAAAMTFFDLRIPGLKMKVVATDGNNIQPVDVDEFRIGVAETYDVIVEPEDDKAYAIFAQAIDRSGYALGNLSTDENILADVPKLDKRQTLTLKDMGMNKNMSSMKKMDMSQKENMSSLKKPIPLTKLPMKWDVGTTMRAMNPQYRLNDPGVGLRNNGRKVLTYADLRSLRSTKDDKYPDREIILHLTGNMERYMWSINGIPYHEADPLEFHYGERLRITYINDTMMNHPMHLHGLWSDLETGDENHLVRKHTIISQPGSKISFRVTIDAKGAWAYHCHLLYHMTDMFRKVVVS; encoded by the coding sequence ATGCAAAACATATCCAGAAGAACATTTGTCAAAGGTGTTATCGCTGCAGGAATGGCACTCTCGAGTGTTAATTTAAATGCAGATACGCATAGAATAAAAAGACAAAAAACAGAAGAACTCAGTGGCACTGTTTTTCATCTCAGCATAGATAAAACTCTGGTAAACATTACAGGGAAGCCTTCGTATGCTACTGCTGTTAATGGAATGTTGCAAGGCCCTACTTTGCGATGGAGAGAAGGCGACACGGTTACCTTACATGTAACCAATAATCTTGATGAATCATCTTCAATTCACTGGCACGGAATTATTCTACCATACCAAATGGACGGTGTTCCGGGAATAAGTTATAATGGAATCGCTCCGGGTGAGACGTTTACATATACCTTTAGAGTACAACAAAGCGGAACGTACTGGTATCACTCTCACTCTGGATTTCAAGAACAGACTGGAGTATATGGTGCCATAGTTATTGAACCAAAGGAAAAAGATCCCTTTGCATATGATAGGGAACATGTCGTGGTTTTATCAGATTATTCGGATGAAAAACCTGCAAATATCTACAGAAAACTTAAACTCTCGGCTGATTACTACAATTTCAACCAAAGAACTCTCGGAGACTTTTTTTCCCAAGTAAAAGAGAAAGGCTTTTTAGAAGCTTTTCAAGAGAGAAAAATGTGGAATGAAATGCGTATGTCTGACAGAGACCTCTCAGATGTGACAGGATACACCTATACTTTTTTAATGAGCGGACAAAACCCCGCAACCCGTTTTCAAGCTCTGTTTCAAAATGGCGAAAAAGTACGACTGCGTATAATAAATGCTGCGGCAATGACCTTTTTTGATCTGCGCATTCCAGGTTTGAAAATGAAAGTCGTTGCAACTGATGGAAACAATATACAACCCGTCGATGTCGATGAATTTCGCATAGGCGTTGCCGAGACCTATGATGTCATCGTAGAACCTGAAGATGATAAGGCCTACGCTATTTTTGCACAAGCAATAGACAGAAGTGGTTATGCCCTTGGAAATCTTTCAACAGATGAAAACATTTTGGCAGATGTTCCAAAGCTAGATAAACGTCAGACCCTTACACTTAAAGATATGGGTATGAACAAGAATATGTCAAGCATGAAAAAGATGGATATGTCACAAAAAGAAAACATGAGCTCTCTTAAAAAGCCCATTCCTCTTACAAAACTGCCTATGAAATGGGATGTAGGGACAACCATGCGGGCGATGAACCCACAATACAGACTTAATGATCCTGGAGTCGGACTACGCAACAACGGTAGAAAAGTGCTCACTTATGCCGATCTGCGTTCTTTACGCTCCACCAAAGATGATAAATATCCAGACAGAGAGATCATACTGCATCTTACCGGAAATATGGAACGTTATATGTGGTCGATTAACGGCATACCGTATCATGAAGCAGATCCGCTTGAGTTTCACTATGGAGAGCGTCTGCGTATTACCTACATCAACGATACGATGATGAACCATCCTATGCACTTGCACGGATTATGGAGCGATTTGGAGACCGGAGATGAAAATCATTTGGTACGAAAACATACCATCATCTCGCAACCGGGTTCAAAGATCAGTTTTCGTGTTACCATAGATGCCAAAGGTGCCTGGGCATATCACTGCCATCTGCTCTATCATATGACAGATATGTTTAGAAAAGTCGTGGTGTCATAA
- a CDS encoding copper resistance protein B: MKNLLIKLTLLASVATASFAGGGGDILRASFTADSLEYQANDEKTIYWDTYGYIGYDLNKIYIYSEGEKVDNASADSENQLLYSRAIAPFWDIQAGVDYDIAGSEHKTWAVVALSGLAPYFFETRVALLFGDNGNVGLRIDLEYEALITQKLILTPKFTLDAYSKDVPTMEYGSGVSNITFGARLRYEIKREFAPYIGVEWSKNYGNTGKFSPLDEAYVTGGIRFWF; encoded by the coding sequence ATGAAAAATTTACTTATAAAATTAACACTTTTGGCATCTGTAGCGACTGCATCTTTCGCCGGCGGAGGCGGAGATATTTTACGTGCAAGCTTTACCGCAGACAGTCTTGAGTATCAGGCAAATGATGAAAAAACAATTTACTGGGATACTTACGGCTATATCGGGTATGATCTAAACAAAATCTACATTTACAGTGAAGGTGAAAAAGTGGACAATGCAAGTGCCGATAGTGAAAATCAGCTTCTTTATTCACGTGCAATTGCTCCTTTTTGGGATATTCAAGCAGGAGTTGATTATGACATTGCCGGCTCAGAACATAAAACATGGGCTGTTGTTGCACTCTCAGGACTGGCACCTTATTTCTTTGAAACAAGAGTAGCACTTTTGTTTGGAGATAATGGTAATGTAGGGCTTAGAATCGACTTAGAATATGAAGCACTTATAACGCAAAAACTGATTTTGACACCTAAATTTACTTTAGATGCCTACTCTAAAGATGTCCCAACAATGGAATACGGCTCAGGAGTATCTAATATAACATTCGGAGCGAGACTCAGATATGAAATAAAAAGAGAATTTGCTCCTTACATAGGTGTTGAGTGGAGTAAAAATTATGGAAACACCGGAAAATTTTCTCCTCTTGATGAAGCCTATGTCACAGGAGGAATAAGATTTTGGTTCTAA
- a CDS encoding DUF302 domain-containing protein yields the protein MIYKTQTTYPLETVKAQLQDKAKALGFGVLGSYDFKELLKNRGFELTRDVTVYELCNPAAAHNALNNLPEISVYLPCKLSIYRENNMTVLATIGIEDMLSSTTVEEPLKEHLQEIFNNVRALMNSW from the coding sequence ATGATTTATAAAACACAAACAACATATCCACTCGAAACAGTCAAAGCACAACTGCAAGACAAAGCAAAAGCTCTTGGATTTGGAGTGCTTGGTTCCTATGATTTTAAAGAGCTTTTGAAAAACCGTGGCTTTGAACTTACACGGGATGTTACCGTATATGAACTTTGCAATCCGGCAGCAGCACATAATGCTCTGAATAATTTGCCGGAAATTTCAGTCTATCTTCCATGTAAACTTTCTATTTATCGTGAAAACAACATGACTGTTTTAGCAACAATCGGCATAGAAGACATGTTAAGCTCAACCACTGTTGAAGAGCCGCTAAAAGAGCATTTACAAGAGATATTTAATAATGTCCGTGCTCTTATGAACTCTTGGTAG
- a CDS encoding SHOCT domain-containing protein — protein MHGWGFGMGFGWLIPLLSILALFYFFNDSRRNYDNEESARDILDRRFANGEIDEEEYKRKKEQLKH, from the coding sequence ATGCATGGCTGGGGATTTGGTATGGGTTTTGGATGGCTGATACCACTGTTATCTATACTGGCGTTGTTCTATTTTTTTAATGACAGCAGAAGGAACTATGATAATGAAGAGTCCGCTAGAGATATTTTAGATAGACGCTTTGCTAACGGTGAAATAGACGAAGAAGAGTACAAACGAAAAAAAGAGCAGCTTAAACACTGA
- a CDS encoding copper-transporting P-type ATPase, which produces MSAENQDEENIYCIDDSCEIGNVFYTCPMHPEIHQNHPGNCPKCGMALEKEVEALPTVKTQYTCPMHPEIIRDEPGDCPKCGMHLEPITVQAEEKNEELDDMSRRFWISTVLSIPLFILAMVNDVTPQYIPSSFSAQMIQWIEFFLATPVVLWGGWPFYVKGYQSVKTWNLNMFTLISMGVGAAYIYSIIALFFPEIFPPLMHTKEGIVHVYFEAAAVITALVLLGQVLELQARSKTNTAIKTLLNLAPKQAHKIIDDAGNEEDISLELVHVNDKLRVKPGEKIPVDGIVIEGQSNIDESMITGEPLLIQKAVGDTLIGATINKNGTLIMKATKVGSDTMLAQIVQMVAQAQRSRAPIQQLADTVSGYFVPAVVFSAILAFIGWWIWGPQPQLAYAVVAAVSVLIIACPCALGLATPISIMVGTGRAALSGILIKDAKTLEKMEKVDTLVVDKTGTLTLGKPTVTDFITSKGYDNDELIKYAASLERASEHPLAQSVIEYAKESNIALINVENFEAVPGKGVIAHIDAKKIILGSEKLLKEQGISIEDVKEKADTMRNDAKGIIFMAIDNNYCAIIAIEDPIKKTSIEAVQTLTNEGITVVMLSGDNEFTANAVAKKLGISKVYANILPDGKADVIKELQSSGACVAMAGDGINDAPALAQADVGIAMGTGTDMAIESAGVTLIKGDLLGIVKVLKLSRATMKNIKQNLFFAFVYNSAGVPIAAGVLYPFFGIVLSPIIAATAMSFSSVSVIANALRLKNTKL; this is translated from the coding sequence ATGAGTGCAGAAAATCAAGACGAAGAAAATATTTACTGTATAGATGACTCTTGTGAAATAGGAAATGTTTTTTATACGTGTCCCATGCATCCAGAGATCCATCAAAACCATCCTGGAAACTGTCCAAAGTGTGGCATGGCACTTGAAAAAGAGGTTGAAGCACTACCGACAGTAAAAACACAATACACCTGCCCCATGCATCCCGAAATCATTCGTGATGAACCGGGGGACTGTCCAAAATGCGGTATGCACCTTGAACCCATAACCGTACAGGCAGAAGAAAAAAATGAAGAGCTTGATGATATGAGCCGTCGTTTTTGGATAAGTACTGTTTTATCTATTCCTCTTTTTATATTGGCAATGGTAAATGACGTAACACCGCAATATATTCCATCTTCCTTCTCGGCACAAATGATACAATGGATAGAATTCTTTTTGGCTACTCCTGTTGTTCTTTGGGGAGGCTGGCCTTTTTACGTTAAAGGATATCAGTCTGTAAAAACATGGAATTTAAATATGTTTACACTTATTTCGATGGGTGTCGGCGCTGCATATATTTACAGTATTATTGCTCTATTTTTTCCTGAAATTTTTCCTCCGCTTATGCATACAAAAGAGGGTATAGTGCATGTATATTTTGAAGCAGCGGCCGTTATTACTGCACTTGTTCTTTTGGGACAAGTGCTTGAGCTGCAAGCAAGAAGCAAAACAAATACTGCCATAAAAACTCTGCTCAACCTCGCACCAAAACAAGCCCATAAAATTATAGATGATGCAGGCAACGAAGAGGATATAAGTCTTGAACTTGTTCATGTTAACGATAAACTCAGAGTCAAACCGGGAGAAAAAATTCCCGTTGATGGAATAGTCATAGAAGGACAAAGCAATATTGATGAGTCAATGATAACAGGAGAACCTCTTCTTATACAAAAAGCAGTGGGTGATACTCTCATCGGTGCGACCATCAACAAAAACGGAACACTCATCATGAAAGCTACAAAAGTGGGCAGCGACACTATGCTTGCGCAAATTGTACAGATGGTAGCCCAGGCTCAACGTTCACGCGCACCGATCCAGCAACTTGCAGATACTGTTTCAGGCTATTTTGTACCGGCAGTTGTTTTCTCTGCTATTCTTGCATTTATAGGCTGGTGGATTTGGGGGCCACAGCCGCAACTCGCCTATGCGGTTGTAGCTGCTGTATCCGTACTCATTATCGCCTGTCCCTGTGCTTTGGGACTAGCTACTCCTATTTCTATTATGGTAGGAACAGGTCGTGCGGCTCTCTCAGGTATCCTTATAAAGGATGCCAAAACGCTTGAAAAAATGGAAAAAGTCGATACTTTGGTCGTTGACAAGACAGGAACACTTACACTGGGAAAACCTACAGTAACTGATTTTATTACATCTAAGGGATATGATAATGATGAACTTATTAAATATGCAGCTTCTCTCGAACGTGCAAGTGAACATCCGCTTGCACAATCTGTCATTGAGTATGCAAAAGAGTCCAATATCGCACTTATTAATGTAGAAAACTTTGAAGCTGTTCCGGGTAAAGGCGTTATCGCACACATTGACGCTAAAAAAATAATTTTAGGAAGTGAAAAACTTTTAAAAGAACAAGGCATTTCTATTGAAGATGTCAAAGAAAAAGCAGATACAATGAGAAATGACGCCAAAGGCATTATCTTTATGGCTATTGATAATAACTACTGTGCAATTATTGCTATAGAGGACCCTATAAAAAAGACTTCAATTGAAGCTGTACAAACATTGACAAACGAAGGTATCACTGTTGTAATGCTCAGCGGAGACAATGAGTTTACAGCTAATGCAGTTGCCAAGAAGCTTGGTATATCCAAAGTATATGCAAATATATTGCCAGATGGTAAAGCCGATGTTATTAAGGAACTCCAGAGTAGTGGAGCATGTGTAGCAATGGCTGGTGACGGCATCAATGATGCGCCGGCACTTGCGCAGGCAGATGTAGGCATTGCTATGGGAACAGGAACGGATATGGCTATAGAGAGTGCTGGTGTAACACTTATAAAAGGAGATCTGCTCGGAATCGTCAAAGTCCTCAAACTTTCCCGTGCAACGATGAAAAACATCAAACAAAATCTCTTTTTCGCCTTTGTTTACAACAGTGCCGGTGTACCGATAGCTGCAGGTGTACTGTACCCGTTCTTTGGTATAGTACTTTCCCCTATAATCGCAGCTACGGCTATGAGTTTCAGCTCTGTCTCTGTTATAGCAAATGCCCTGCGATTAAAAAATACGAAACTCTAA
- a CDS encoding HvfA family oxazolone/thioamide-modified RiPP metallophore codes for MKVTFVGIGMLILLLSACSDEKKSAKSSAPGMKCGAGKCGANMFDGNAALIKKKKNILAQMRKDDPRQECIKKAKSTKETYDCVRDPKTKIMTLKCGNNKCGAVKKEPKPTMKCGTGKCGSSMK; via the coding sequence ATGAAAGTTACATTTGTAGGTATTGGTATGTTGATACTACTGCTCAGCGCTTGCAGTGATGAAAAGAAATCAGCAAAATCTTCCGCACCTGGCATGAAATGCGGTGCTGGAAAATGTGGTGCCAACATGTTTGACGGTAATGCTGCTTTGATTAAAAAAAAGAAAAACATACTTGCACAGATGAGAAAAGATGATCCACGACAGGAGTGTATCAAAAAGGCAAAGAGCACAAAAGAGACCTATGACTGTGTACGAGACCCTAAAACAAAGATAATGACACTAAAGTGTGGAAACAACAAATGTGGAGCAGTTAAGAAAGAGCCAAAACCCACTATGAAGTGCGGTACTGGAAAATGCGGCTCTTCTATGAAATAA
- a CDS encoding MBL fold metallo-hydrolase RNA specificity domain-containing protein, with protein MATVHSYGATKEVTGSCHLLDVEGVKIMIDCGMFQGEDEDKNEEAFYFDPKEIDYLLVTHAHLDHVGRIPKLVKEGFKGKIYATSATMDLAQIILMDSAKIMTEDFQTCYKKALRKGKETKLSKPLYEPLDVDKTFSSIEWINPEYDTYYDLCEGISFVYRNAGHILGSAFIELSYMENSDSHTIVFSGDIGNDNGLVMPNLDKCDDSQALYVETTYGNREHQKIDMTIKEFKEVILKTLQNKGNVLIPSFAVERTQELLCVLRDMHASGELPKCKVFLDSPMATKATAVYRNYAQQLTNRCQENVKEDGTVFNFDSLIYTETPEASKGINDIKSKAIIIAGSGMCNGGRITHHFKHRIWDKRNAVIFVGFQAEGTLGRDIVEGAKWINVYGEDIIVKASIHTINGFSAHADQKGILKWISHIKDLKKVFLVHGELESQKVFKEVLKEKLNLNAHIVGFKEKIILD; from the coding sequence ATGGCAACTGTCCATTCGTACGGAGCGACAAAAGAGGTAACGGGCTCATGTCACCTGCTTGATGTTGAGGGTGTGAAGATAATGATAGACTGCGGTATGTTTCAGGGTGAAGATGAAGATAAGAACGAAGAGGCTTTTTACTTTGACCCAAAAGAGATAGACTATCTCTTAGTGACACATGCCCACCTTGATCATGTCGGGCGTATTCCCAAACTGGTAAAAGAGGGATTCAAGGGTAAGATCTATGCAACGTCCGCGACAATGGATTTGGCACAGATCATTTTGATGGACAGTGCTAAGATCATGACGGAAGATTTTCAGACGTGCTATAAAAAAGCGCTGAGAAAAGGGAAAGAGACAAAACTTTCAAAACCGTTGTATGAGCCGTTGGATGTAGATAAAACCTTCTCAAGCATAGAGTGGATAAACCCGGAATATGATACATACTATGATCTTTGTGAAGGCATCAGCTTTGTCTATAGAAATGCAGGACATATTCTAGGTTCTGCTTTTATAGAACTCTCATATATGGAAAATAGTGACTCGCATACGATTGTCTTCTCGGGTGATATCGGCAATGATAACGGTCTTGTTATGCCAAATCTTGATAAGTGTGACGACTCGCAAGCGCTTTATGTCGAGACGACTTATGGAAACAGAGAACATCAAAAGATAGATATGACGATAAAAGAGTTTAAAGAGGTTATTCTCAAAACTTTGCAGAACAAAGGAAATGTACTTATTCCATCTTTTGCAGTTGAGAGAACACAGGAGTTGCTTTGCGTATTGCGTGATATGCATGCAAGCGGAGAATTGCCAAAATGTAAGGTCTTTTTAGATTCTCCAATGGCAACAAAAGCGACAGCGGTTTATAGAAACTACGCACAGCAACTTACAAACAGATGTCAGGAAAATGTCAAAGAGGACGGAACCGTCTTTAACTTTGACTCGCTCATCTATACCGAAACACCGGAGGCTTCCAAAGGCATCAACGATATCAAAAGTAAAGCGATTATTATCGCGGGGAGTGGTATGTGCAACGGCGGACGTATTACGCACCACTTCAAACACCGTATCTGGGATAAAAGAAATGCCGTGATATTTGTCGGTTTTCAAGCAGAGGGAACGCTTGGACGGGACATAGTTGAGGGTGCAAAATGGATCAATGTCTATGGTGAAGATATCATTGTGAAAGCTTCCATTCATACGATAAACGGATTTTCCGCTCACGCAGATCAAAAGGGCATTTTGAAATGGATATCACATATAAAAGACCTTAAAAAAGTATTTTTGGTTCATGGCGAACTTGAATCGCAAAAGGTCTTCAAAGAGGTTTTAAAAGAGAAACTGAACCTGAATGCACATATTGTCGGCTTTAAAGAGAAAATAATTCTTGATTAA
- a CDS encoding GMC family oxidoreductase, whose product MVDVCIIGSGAGAGPIAYELSNAGFDVVVLEKGKNYTEQDFNKDELGVCRRDMFTPKLEDEFHIINEVQDDGSVKRYDGREYGWSFWNGSMVGGSSNLMSGYFHRLKPNDFKLKTVYGEIEGSNVVDWPISYEDMEPYYAKVEQVVGVSGKVVNHSFQEPRSTANFPYPELQTNGVTRWFDKACEALGYDVMPTPRAILSYDALSRKGCFYSNFCGSYGCASGAKGSSRAALLQKCKAKVITDAFVYRLESDAKRVTKAYYKTRLGVPHVIEAKIFVVAAQAIESSRLLLNSKNKFFPNGLANSSGEVGKNLIFSAGGSGSGRFVFEKLTQEQQRELMQVGVFFNRSLQDWYEYDKDGKKTKGGTIDFLFEHQNIIPRVMREVYDDNGELLWGDDLAKKVQKRLTTSRVLTFEVFNDWLPTDKCFVSIDKEAKDKYGMPVGVINLYGHPQDLKVGEHLAKKAVKILEELGCEEIDYSISSSPPPNLVAGGCRFGNDARTSVLDKNCKAHDLQNLYVTDASFMPTGGSVPYTWTIYANSFRVANVIKKALEV is encoded by the coding sequence ATGGTTGATGTATGTATTATCGGGAGTGGCGCAGGGGCGGGGCCAATCGCTTATGAGCTTTCAAATGCTGGCTTTGATGTCGTTGTTTTGGAAAAAGGAAAAAATTACACCGAGCAGGATTTTAACAAAGACGAGCTTGGGGTATGCCGTCGTGATATGTTCACGCCGAAACTTGAAGATGAGTTTCATATCATCAATGAAGTGCAGGATGACGGCTCAGTAAAACGCTATGACGGACGCGAATATGGCTGGAGTTTTTGGAACGGCTCAATGGTCGGCGGCTCATCGAACTTGATGAGCGGCTATTTTCACAGACTCAAGCCCAATGATTTTAAGCTCAAGACCGTTTATGGAGAGATAGAAGGATCCAATGTCGTCGACTGGCCCATAAGCTACGAAGATATGGAACCCTATTATGCCAAAGTGGAGCAGGTTGTCGGTGTAAGCGGCAAAGTTGTTAATCACAGCTTTCAGGAGCCGCGCTCAACAGCAAACTTTCCTTACCCAGAATTGCAGACAAACGGTGTGACACGATGGTTTGACAAAGCCTGCGAAGCTCTCGGCTACGATGTAATGCCCACTCCAAGAGCCATACTCTCTTATGACGCACTCTCACGTAAGGGATGTTTTTACTCCAACTTCTGCGGCAGTTATGGCTGTGCAAGCGGTGCTAAAGGAAGCTCACGTGCGGCATTGCTGCAAAAATGCAAAGCAAAAGTCATTACTGACGCTTTTGTCTACAGACTCGAGAGTGATGCAAAGCGGGTGACAAAAGCATACTATAAGACCAGACTCGGTGTGCCCCATGTTATTGAGGCAAAGATTTTTGTTGTTGCGGCGCAGGCTATTGAGAGCTCCCGTCTGCTACTGAACTCTAAAAATAAATTTTTCCCTAATGGTCTGGCAAATTCAAGCGGCGAGGTTGGAAAAAATCTCATCTTCTCGGCAGGCGGCAGCGGCAGCGGTCGTTTTGTATTTGAGAAGCTCACGCAGGAGCAGCAGCGTGAGTTGATGCAGGTGGGCGTGTTTTTTAACAGAAGCCTGCAGGATTGGTATGAGTATGACAAAGATGGCAAGAAAACTAAAGGCGGCACAATAGACTTTCTTTTTGAACATCAAAATATTATTCCGCGTGTGATGCGTGAGGTCTATGATGACAACGGCGAGCTTTTGTGGGGTGATGATTTGGCAAAAAAAGTGCAAAAACGGCTGACAACATCTCGGGTACTTACTTTTGAGGTCTTTAATGACTGGTTACCGACAGACAAATGCTTTGTATCGATTGATAAGGAAGCAAAAGATAAGTACGGTATGCCGGTCGGCGTTATCAACCTCTATGGACATCCGCAGGATTTGAAAGTGGGTGAGCATCTAGCAAAAAAAGCGGTGAAGATTTTAGAAGAACTTGGATGCGAAGAGATTGACTACTCCATCTCTTCTTCACCGCCGCCAAATCTTGTTGCAGGCGGGTGCCGCTTCGGCAATGATGCCAGAACTTCGGTGCTCGATAAAAACTGTAAAGCGCATGATTTGCAAAATTTGTATGTGACTGATGCCTCTTTTATGCCGACAGGTGGCAGTGTTCCTTATACCTGGACAATCTATGCTAACTCTTTTCGTGTGGCGAATGTCATCAAAAAGGCTCTTGAAGTTTAA
- a CDS encoding gluconate 2-dehydrogenase subunit 3 family protein, with the protein MTNFSRRRFLAAGFLSGAVFLMDGCSLFGITTPIDTLRVMHRDLFPQAQKLGIETASYMSLVFNHSKISKSDKDFLKNGVKWLNEEAVKIYRSSYVKLSRNDRQNVLKNIAKTEWGESFIYDVMSYMFEAMLGDPIYGSNNKEAGWKWLAFEGGVPRPKEPFL; encoded by the coding sequence TTGACGAACTTTTCTCGTAGAAGATTTTTAGCGGCGGGTTTTCTTTCAGGTGCTGTCTTTTTGATGGACGGCTGCAGCTTGTTTGGTATAACGACACCTATTGATACATTAAGAGTTATGCATCGAGATCTGTTTCCTCAGGCACAGAAGCTCGGTATTGAGACGGCTTCGTATATGAGTCTTGTTTTCAATCACTCTAAAATATCCAAATCAGATAAAGATTTTCTCAAAAACGGCGTCAAATGGCTCAACGAAGAGGCTGTGAAAATATATAGATCTTCCTATGTTAAACTCTCACGCAACGATCGGCAGAATGTTCTCAAAAACATAGCAAAGACCGAGTGGGGAGAGAGCTTCATCTATGATGTGATGAGCTATATGTTTGAAGCGATGCTGGGTGACCCCATTTATGGCAGCAATAACAAAGAAGCCGGCTGGAAATGGCTGGCATTTGAGGGCGGAGTGCCCAGACCAAAGGAGCCTTTTTTATAA